The sequence below is a genomic window from Streptosporangium lutulentum.
CGCGGCAACGCGTCTCCGAGGTGGCCATCGGCCTGTTCGTGGAGCGAGGCTTCGAGCACGTCACGGTCGCCGAGGTCGCCGAGGCGGCGGAGGTGTCCGTCAACACCCTCTACAACTACTTCCAGGCGAAGGAAGACCTGGTCCTGCCACCGGACCGGGCGTCTCCGCAGCGGCTCGCCGACATCGTGCGTGACCGCCCGCCCGGCGAGTCCGCCGCGCGGGCGGTGCTGGCCCATCTGCGCGAGGAGGTGCGCCACCGTGACCCCAAGCTGGGACTGACCGAGGGGTTCGGCCGTGTCTTCGCCATGATGCGGGCCGCCCCCACGCTCACGGCCCGGCTCGGAGACCTCGCCCTGCAGATGACCGACGCGCTCACCGCCGTGCTCGCCGAGGAGACCGGGGTCGCGCCGGACGACCCGCTGCCCCGCGTGGTCGCCTACGAGCTGGGCTGCTTCCACTCGCTGATCTACACCGAGATCGGCAAACGCGTCGAGGCGGGGCAGAGCCCGGACACGATCGCCGAGGCCGTGCTGGAACTCCTGGACATCATCGAGGACCTGCTCGGCGAACGGGTCCTCACCTATGCCGTACGAGAGGAACCACCATGTTCAGAGTGACGATCCGGGGCACGTTCGACGGGCTGAGCGACGCCGGTCGCGCCGCCGTACTGGCGGCGGGCGGAGCCGCCTTCACCGAGGCCGGAGCGTTCACCCACGACGCGACCCTTTCGGCGTTCACCTTCCGCTGCCAGGTGCCCGCCGGTCCGGACGACGACGAGAACGAGGCCACCCGGCGGGCGATCGCGGCGCTGGACGCGTACGGTCACCCCTACCGGGTTCTGCGCGTCGCGGTGACGGACATGCGCACCATCAAGATCCGCCATAAGGGACGGGTCTGATGGCATCGCCGCAGGTCAGGTGGATGGCACCCGCCTGCGGCAGGTCTACGGCGTTCTGATGCTGGGCAGGTACTCCTTACGGGCCACGGCGAAAGGAGCAGACCATGCCTGACAACGTCGTACTGAGCATCCGATTTCACCCGATGGGCGGTGAAGACGTCTCCGTGATGAGCGGAGACTTCGCCGGGGAGTCCGAGGCGCTGGAGGCGATCGTCCGTGCTCTGGACGAGCACCGCAGCCTGGTGTTGACCCGGGCGAGATACGGCCTTGAGACCGAGGTGACCGGAATCGTCGTCAACCTGGCCAACGTGGTGTCGGTGCGGGTGTCGAAGCCGGACGGCGTCGAGGCGGGCCAGTACCTGTGAGACCTGTCCTGGAGGGGGCGATCCCATGAAAGTAGGTCTCGGCCTGCCCCCGGGCGACCCCGTGTCCCTGCTCGGCTGGGCCCGGCGCGCCGAGGCCGGTCCCTTCTCGACCCTGGGCCTGCTCGACCGCATCATGTACGGCAACCCCGAACCGATGGTCACCCTGGCGGCCATCGCGGGGATCACCTCACGGATCCGCGTCCAGACCGAGGTGCTGATCGCACCCCTGCGCGCGACCGCCCTGCTCGCCAAACAGGCCGCGACCCTGGACCGGGTCTCAGCCGGCCGCTTCACCCTCGGCGTGGGGGTCGGCGCGCGCGAGGACGACTACCGGGCCGTGGGCGTCGACGTCCACAGCCGGGGGCGTCGCCTGGACGAGCAGATGGCGGCTCTCCGGCACCTCTGGGAAGGCGGGCCGTACGAGGACATCGGGCCGATCGGCCCCGCGCCGGTCCGCCGGGGCGGCCCCGAGGTGTTGTTCGGAGGCTTCGTTCCCGCCACCGTCGAGCGCGTCGTCCGCTGGGGCGACGGACTCCTGGGCGCTCACCTCCCGCCGGAACGGATGGGCCGGTTCTTCGGAAGCGTCGAGGCGTCGTGGCATGCCGCCGGACGCGCGGGCCGTCCCCGGCTCGTGGCCCAGGCCAACGCCGCCCTCGGCCCCGAACCGGTCCTGGACGAGGCGCGGCGTTCCATCGGCGACTATTACGGGTTCCTGGGGGACGGCGCGAGCAAGGTGGCCGAGGAGATGCTCACCACCCCGGAGGCGATCCGGCGGGCCGTCGCAGCGTACGGCGACGTCGGCGCCGACGAGGTCATGCTCTACTGCTGGTCACCCGACGTGGACCAGGTCGACCGCATCGCCGACGCCGTCCCCTGATCTTCAGACCCCTGCCCCCGTCACCAGGCGCGCGTGCGACCGACCCACACGTTGCGGGCGCGGAAATAGGTGTCGGCGGCAGGACCCGGCTGCTCGTCCCAGCCGGGATCGCCGGGTTCGATTCCGGAGGCCCAGGAGCCCATCTGCAAATTGATGATGAGCGACTGCGGGATACCGGCCCAGCCGACTCCCCGGTGGGTCGCCTTCCAGACCCCGTCGAAGTAGTAGTCGACCAGGACGTCGTCGCCCTCTTTGGTCATCCAGACGCGGTACTTGTGCCAGGCATCGGGGTCGTGGCCGCTGACCGTCTCACGCTCGACGATCTCACCGCCGTTGCCATCCGAGTTCCGGGTGTTGAAAAGGTTGGTGGAATCACCCACGTACTCCAGGATGTCGCTCTCCGGAGGCCAGGCCGGCCAGACTCCGGTGGTCCAGAAAGCCGGCCAGATGCCCTGCCCGGTATTCGTACGGAACTCGCCCTCGATGTCGTACTCGGGGAACTGGTCGTTGATGAGAATCTGCTCCTTGGCGTGGACGGCGCCCGAGCGATACCACAGCGGAGCATACGGACTGTGCGTGCTGTTCCCGTCCGGCGCGGCCAGCCGGGTCGCCGTCAGGGTCAGCACGCCCTGAGCCAGGGAAACCTGGCCGGCGTGCATCCTGGCGGCGCCATTGTGCATGTCGGCGCCGCCGTCCCAGGGATAGAGATGGTTCCACTCCTTGTTGAAGGCCGTGGAACTGCTGAAGGAGGACTTCTCGATGATGTTCTCCCACGTGGCTTCGGCACGGCGGCCACGGTTGGCGGCCGAAGACGCGGCGCTCGCCCCGGTGGGAACGAGTGAAAGCCCCATGGACAGACCGCCGACAGCCGCCGCCGAGGCGAGGAGCTGACGCCGATTCATTCCTTGTTCGGACATGTCTTCCCTTTCTTCAATCCTTGAAATCGGTCGGTTGCCGGCGTGCGACATGAGGCCGGTCGGCTGATCGCAGGAAAGGGCAGGGCGCTGTGGACCGTGTACGGCCCGCCGTACACCTGGGTGCCGGCCTTCTTGAGCACGTGGGGCACCTTGTCGCGGGTCCGCACGGGGAGTGCCGGGTACGGCGGTGGCACCGGGTGGACCGCCCGCCGTCAGAGCTTCGGCGGCCGGCGACTCGGCAGGGATGCGGCCGACGCCACGCGATGCCGCCTCTTCCAGCGCGCCGGCGTCCGCCGGTTTCACCACAGGTGGTCCTCATTCGAGATGATGATCATGGTGAGGCGAGAACAGTATGCCGACGGAACCGAGAGATCCGCAACCAGTTGGTGCATGCCAGGAACTTTTTCCTGTTGTGTCCTTTCGGGTGTTGTGGGAATGTTGGTCGCGTTTCGCAGCACGCATACACACGGCAAGGGAATGAAGTCCATGGTCTCGGCGTCCCTCAGCGGCCGCCGTCGGCACTGACCGGTCTGCTCTTCTCGCAGCACCGGCACCCATCAGTGCCACGCCCGTCTCACGGCGGCCCCACGCGCGGTGCCTGACGCACCGCTCCCATCCCCGTTCGCAGGGATGGCCCCGGCTCGACGCCGGGTCTGACAAGCCTGCGCGGCTCACCGATCCGCCCCGTGCGGCGGGAACGCGCTCCACCGTGTCATCTACGTGAGGTCACCATCACCGTGGGCATCAACGTCCAGAGCTTCGCCGTCGCCAACCTCCGTCGCCGTCCCGTGGTCGTCCAGACCGGCGGCTTCGTCGCGGGGTTCGACCCCGGCACCACCAGCCCGTACATCAACTACGCGACTCCCATGCCCGGCACTCGGCCGACCGGCCGGGACGTCGCGGCGCTGATCGAGGCGTTCCGAGAGCGCGGTCTCAAGCCCCGGCTCGAATTCGCGCCGGATGCCGCGCCCGCCGTGGAGCCCGCACTGCGCGAGGTGGGATTCACCGTGGAGGAGGTCCACGAGTATCTGGTCTGCACCCCGGCCACGCTGACGACGCCGCCGGTCACCGGTTCTGTGGAGACCCCGTCCACGGACGAAGACTACGCGTCGATCGACGCCGCCCTGTCCGAGGCGTTCGCCGGAGTGTTCACCTCCTCTCCCGAAGGCGCGGCCCGGCTGCGCCGTACCCAGGAGAACGGCGGGGCGGTCCGGTTCGTCCGGGCCCCCGACGGCGGCTGCGCCGGTGGGGCCTCCTGCTCGGCACCGGCCGTGGGCACCGCGGAGCTGGCAGGCGTGGGCACCCGCCCCGCCTTCCGCGGCCGTGGCATCGCCGGCGCGGTCACCGCCGCACTGACCGAGACCATGTTCGCCCAGGGAGCACAGTCGGTGTGGCTGGAGTACTCGGGTGAGGGCTCGCGCCGCGTCTACGAACGCGTCGGCTACGAGCCCCAGGGAACCCGCCTGTACATGGCGCTCGAAGGATGACCTCCAGGGTGTCCCCGTCCTCAGCCGTCGGGTGAGGTGAGTTCGAACCAGACGACGGTTCCGATGGAGTCTCGGTGGAAGCCCCAGCGGGTGGCGAGGTCGTTGACGAGCGTGAGTCCGCGGCCTCCGGTGGCGTACGGGCCCGTGGTCTTGGGGCAGGGGATCTGTGAGGAGCCGGGGTCCTGGACGGTGATGAGTACGCCGTTGAGGACGAAGGTGACCGTGATGAGGAATTCCTGGGGTCTGTCGGCCGGCCCAGTGGGGTGTTCGATGGCGTTGGTGGCGAGTTCGCTGGTGAGGAGCATGGCGTCGTCGCGGCAGGGGTGGTCGTCACCGAGGAGTTCGGCGACGAAGGTGCGCGCGGGCCTGACCTGGCTGGGTATGGCGGTGAAGCGCTGGGAGATCATGGGTGTCTGTCCCAGGCGCGGTGGCCACATCCTGTCGGGATGAGCCGGGCCGGTGGTGTCGGTGGTCATCGGCCGGAATCGATCAGTGAACGCGCCGACGAGCAGGGACAGCAGTCGCGCCGCCATTGTTGTCACTCCCCTCAATCGCGATGCTGAGACTGCTTGGCCGGGTCGTTGAACTCCCGGCGTCTGCTTCAACGGGTGGCGGGCTCATGTGGCCGCTCGCGTTCGGTACGGTTCGCGCCTGCCGAACGGAGGGTGCCCGCCTGGCGGTGATTCTCGTCCGTACGGCACGGCGGA
It includes:
- a CDS encoding glycoside hydrolase family 16 protein, coding for MSEQGMNRRQLLASAAAVGGLSMGLSLVPTGASAASSAANRGRRAEATWENIIEKSSFSSSTAFNKEWNHLYPWDGGADMHNGAARMHAGQVSLAQGVLTLTATRLAAPDGNSTHSPYAPLWYRSGAVHAKEQILINDQFPEYDIEGEFRTNTGQGIWPAFWTTGVWPAWPPESDILEYVGDSTNLFNTRNSDGNGGEIVERETVSGHDPDAWHKYRVWMTKEGDDVLVDYYFDGVWKATHRGVGWAGIPQSLIINLQMGSWASGIEPGDPGWDEQPGPAADTYFRARNVWVGRTRAW
- a CDS encoding ATP-binding protein, with amino-acid sequence MAARLLSLLVGAFTDRFRPMTTDTTGPAHPDRMWPPRLGQTPMISQRFTAIPSQVRPARTFVAELLGDDHPCRDDAMLLTSELATNAIEHPTGPADRPQEFLITVTFVLNGVLITVQDPGSSQIPCPKTTGPYATGGRGLTLVNDLATRWGFHRDSIGTVVWFELTSPDG
- a CDS encoding LLM class flavin-dependent oxidoreductase; translation: MKVGLGLPPGDPVSLLGWARRAEAGPFSTLGLLDRIMYGNPEPMVTLAAIAGITSRIRVQTEVLIAPLRATALLAKQAATLDRVSAGRFTLGVGVGAREDDYRAVGVDVHSRGRRLDEQMAALRHLWEGGPYEDIGPIGPAPVRRGGPEVLFGGFVPATVERVVRWGDGLLGAHLPPERMGRFFGSVEASWHAAGRAGRPRLVAQANAALGPEPVLDEARRSIGDYYGFLGDGASKVAEEMLTTPEAIRRAVAAYGDVGADEVMLYCWSPDVDQVDRIADAVP
- a CDS encoding GNAT family N-acetyltransferase, translated to MGINVQSFAVANLRRRPVVVQTGGFVAGFDPGTTSPYINYATPMPGTRPTGRDVAALIEAFRERGLKPRLEFAPDAAPAVEPALREVGFTVEEVHEYLVCTPATLTTPPVTGSVETPSTDEDYASIDAALSEAFAGVFTSSPEGAARLRRTQENGGAVRFVRAPDGGCAGGASCSAPAVGTAELAGVGTRPAFRGRGIAGAVTAALTETMFAQGAQSVWLEYSGEGSRRVYERVGYEPQGTRLYMALEG
- a CDS encoding TetR/AcrR family transcriptional regulator — encoded protein: MTEGLRERKKRQTRQRVSEVAIGLFVERGFEHVTVAEVAEAAEVSVNTLYNYFQAKEDLVLPPDRASPQRLADIVRDRPPGESAARAVLAHLREEVRHRDPKLGLTEGFGRVFAMMRAAPTLTARLGDLALQMTDALTAVLAEETGVAPDDPLPRVVAYELGCFHSLIYTEIGKRVEAGQSPDTIAEAVLELLDIIEDLLGERVLTYAVREEPPCSE
- a CDS encoding DUF6204 family protein, yielding MFRVTIRGTFDGLSDAGRAAVLAAGGAAFTEAGAFTHDATLSAFTFRCQVPAGPDDDENEATRRAIAALDAYGHPYRVLRVAVTDMRTIKIRHKGRV